The proteins below come from a single Micromonospora citrea genomic window:
- a CDS encoding histidine phosphatase family protein, whose protein sequence is MAELAALWIVRHGESTANVAATAAEASGAELIDLTHRDADVPLSPTGEEQARATARWLAGLPEGRRPDVAVVSPYLRAVQTAELALAGTGIPLSRDERLRDRELGILDGLTGHGVRRRHPDEAERRDRLGKFYYRPPGGESWTDVALRLRALLGDLRRDHEGRRALLFGHDALVFLIRYLVEGLTEAELMALTQEQVIANCSVTGWSAGPDGRLTPDVFNDVGHLRTQGARPTREDEVHAEPV, encoded by the coding sequence ATGGCGGAACTGGCAGCGCTCTGGATCGTCCGACACGGCGAGAGCACGGCGAACGTGGCGGCCACGGCGGCGGAGGCGTCCGGCGCCGAGCTGATCGACCTGACCCACCGGGACGCGGACGTGCCGCTGAGCCCGACCGGCGAGGAGCAGGCGCGGGCCACTGCGCGGTGGCTGGCCGGGCTGCCCGAGGGCCGCCGACCGGACGTCGCGGTGGTGTCGCCGTACCTGCGGGCGGTGCAGACCGCCGAGCTGGCCCTGGCCGGCACCGGGATCCCGCTCAGCCGGGACGAGCGGCTGCGCGACCGGGAACTCGGCATCCTGGACGGGCTGACCGGGCACGGGGTGCGCCGCCGCCATCCGGACGAGGCGGAGCGCCGGGACCGGCTCGGCAAGTTCTACTACCGGCCGCCGGGCGGCGAGTCCTGGACGGACGTGGCCCTGCGCCTACGTGCCCTGCTGGGCGACCTGCGCCGCGACCACGAGGGCCGGCGGGCGCTGCTGTTCGGCCACGACGCCCTGGTCTTCCTGATCCGTTACCTGGTGGAGGGGCTCACCGAGGCGGAGCTGATGGCGCTGACCCAGGAGCAGGTGATCGCCAACTGCTCCGTCACGGGCTGGTCCGCCGGGCCGGACGGCCGGCTGACCCCTGACGTGTTCAACGACGTCGGCCACCTGCGGACACAGGGCGCCCGGCCGACCAGGGAGGACGAGGTCCATGCCGAACCGGTCTGA
- a CDS encoding DNA polymerase domain-containing protein, whose protein sequence is MATAAEEITVGERVVRVSSPDKPYFPELGLTKLDVVRYFLAVGDGILRALRDRPTMLERWPRGVFEGAKIGTRQDNRGDAFYQKRLPAGAPEWVRTAHITFPSGRTADEIAPSELAVVIWAANLGTLRFHPWPVSAADVERPDQLRIDLDPMPGVGFDQVVPVAHEVRAFLDELGLTGYPKTTGGRGLHIYLSIEPRWSFGDCRRAVLALGRELQRRLPDLVTTTWWREQRDRPVFIDYNQMSRDHTMASAYSIRPTPKALVSAPLDWSELDDVRPEDFDVTTMPARFAECGDPHAGLDDRRFSLEPLLELADREGLEAPPER, encoded by the coding sequence GTGGCGACGGCGGCCGAGGAGATCACGGTGGGGGAGCGGGTCGTCCGCGTCTCCAGTCCGGACAAGCCCTACTTCCCGGAACTGGGGCTGACCAAATTGGACGTGGTGCGCTATTTCCTCGCCGTCGGCGACGGCATCCTGCGCGCCCTGCGGGACCGGCCGACGATGCTGGAGCGGTGGCCGCGCGGCGTCTTCGAGGGTGCGAAGATCGGCACCCGGCAGGACAACCGGGGCGACGCCTTCTACCAGAAGCGGCTGCCGGCGGGCGCGCCCGAGTGGGTCCGCACCGCGCACATCACGTTCCCGAGCGGGCGTACGGCCGACGAGATCGCGCCGAGCGAGCTGGCCGTGGTGATCTGGGCGGCCAACCTCGGCACGCTGCGGTTCCACCCGTGGCCGGTCTCCGCCGCCGACGTCGAGCGGCCCGACCAGTTGCGGATCGACCTCGACCCGATGCCCGGGGTGGGCTTCGACCAGGTGGTGCCGGTCGCCCACGAGGTGCGCGCGTTCCTCGACGAGCTGGGCCTGACCGGCTACCCGAAGACCACCGGCGGGCGGGGCCTGCACATCTACCTGTCGATCGAGCCCCGGTGGAGTTTCGGCGACTGCCGGCGGGCGGTGCTGGCGCTGGGCCGCGAGCTGCAACGCCGGCTGCCGGACCTGGTCACCACCACCTGGTGGCGGGAGCAGCGGGACCGCCCGGTCTTCATCGACTACAACCAGATGTCCCGGGACCACACGATGGCCTCGGCGTACTCCATCCGTCCCACCCCGAAGGCCCTGGTCTCCGCGCCGCTGGACTGGTCCGAGCTGGACGACGTGCGGCCGGAGGACTTCGACGTCACCACGATGCCCGCCCGGTTCGCCGAGTGCGGCGACCCGCACGCCGGCCTCGACGACCGGCGCTTCTCCCTGGAACCGCTGCTGGAACTGGCCGACCGGGAAGGGCTGGAGGCTCCGCCGGAGCGCTGA
- a CDS encoding Lrp/AsnC family transcriptional regulator: MSQESGAGGEPAAGTGRSARPLDEVDRRILDELVRDGRTSVRTLAERIHISRTNAYARVERLLRDGVITGFRAQVAPEAAGLGTSAYVALKIEQNTWREVSAELARVRYIEHAALLGGDHDVLALVRAPDNATLRDVVLGRVQSIAGVLSTRTWLVFDEFDGERSPWE; encoded by the coding sequence ATGAGCCAGGAATCCGGGGCGGGCGGGGAGCCGGCGGCCGGAACGGGACGTTCGGCCCGCCCCCTCGACGAGGTCGACCGGCGCATCCTCGACGAACTGGTCCGTGACGGCCGCACCTCGGTGCGCACCCTCGCCGAGCGGATCCACATCTCCCGTACCAACGCCTACGCCCGGGTGGAGCGGCTGCTACGCGACGGGGTGATCACCGGGTTCCGGGCGCAGGTCGCACCCGAGGCGGCGGGGCTGGGCACCTCGGCGTACGTCGCGTTGAAGATCGAGCAGAACACGTGGCGCGAGGTGTCGGCGGAGCTGGCCCGGGTGCGCTACATCGAGCACGCCGCGCTGCTCGGCGGCGACCACGACGTCCTCGCCCTGGTCCGGGCGCCGGACAACGCAACCCTGCGGGACGTGGTGCTGGGCCGGGTGCAGAGCATCGCCGGGGTGCTGTCGACCCGCACGTGGCTGGTCTTCGACGAGTTCGACGGCGAGCGCAGCCCGTGGGAGTGA
- a CDS encoding NAD(P)H-hydrate dehydratase — MPNRSDTRVITPGLLRDWALPVPTGGKEARGTVLVVGGSRFTPGAVLLAGVAALRAGAGVLQLAAAESTAAALSIQVPEALVVGLPETADGAVAGRPGELLADLVADADVVAVGPGLKDIDETARLLRLVLDAAARETALVLDAYALGALSHAPDLLVGAGRPVVLTPNLTEARHLLGRDPGDDLDADAIELARRYDAVVSLYGHIAAPDGRSWREESGDAGLGTSGSGDVRAGLLAGLLSRGTEPAQAACWAAFAHAVSGQRLVPRYGRIGFLARELLDEIPHTLATV, encoded by the coding sequence ATGCCGAACCGGTCTGACACCCGGGTGATCACCCCCGGCCTGCTGCGGGACTGGGCGCTGCCCGTGCCGACCGGCGGCAAGGAGGCACGCGGCACGGTGCTGGTGGTCGGCGGCTCGCGGTTCACCCCCGGCGCGGTGCTGCTCGCCGGCGTGGCGGCACTGCGGGCCGGGGCGGGCGTGCTGCAACTGGCCGCGGCCGAGTCGACCGCCGCCGCGCTGAGCATCCAGGTGCCCGAGGCGCTGGTGGTGGGCCTGCCCGAGACCGCCGACGGCGCGGTCGCCGGACGGCCCGGCGAGCTGCTGGCCGACCTGGTGGCCGACGCCGACGTGGTCGCCGTCGGCCCGGGCCTCAAGGACATCGACGAGACGGCACGCCTGCTGCGCCTCGTGCTCGACGCGGCCGCCCGGGAGACGGCGCTGGTGCTCGACGCGTACGCCCTAGGGGCGCTCAGCCACGCCCCGGACCTGCTGGTCGGCGCCGGGCGGCCGGTGGTGCTGACGCCCAACCTCACCGAGGCCCGGCACCTGCTCGGCCGTGACCCCGGCGACGACCTGGACGCCGACGCGATCGAGCTGGCCCGCCGGTACGACGCCGTCGTCTCGCTCTACGGCCACATCGCCGCCCCGGACGGCCGGAGCTGGCGGGAGGAGAGCGGCGACGCCGGACTCGGCACGTCCGGCAGCGGGGACGTCCGGGCCGGGCTGCTCGCCGGGCTGCTGTCCCGCGGCACCGAGCCGGCGCAGGCGGCGTGCTGGGCGGCGTTCGCCCACGCGGTCAGCGGCCAGCGGCTGGTGCCGCGGTACGGCCGGATCGGGTTCCTCGCCCGGGAGCTGCTCGACGAGATCCCCCACACCCTCGCCACCGTCTGA